AACATCATGGGGATGGGCAACACGTTCGGCGACCCGCCGGACGCCCGCGCCGACTGGGCCGACGACCTCGATTTCGAGGTCACCGACGCCCGCGAGGCGGACGTCGAGTACCTCTGGTACGTCGGCGACTACCCGAGCTACGACGAGCGAAACAAGAAGGTGGCCCGCTCGCTCGCGAGGATTCTCGAACACGCAGACGTCGAGTACGGCATCCTCTTCGAGGACGAGAAGTACGACGGCAACGACATCCGGCGGCTGGGCGAGGAGTTCCTCTACGTCGACCTCGCGGGCTATCACGTCGAGCGGTTCGAGGAGGTCGATCCGGACAAGATCATCTGCACGGACCCGCACTCGTACAACACGTTCAAGAACGAGTACCCGGAGATCGAGTACGCCGACTTCGCCGAGGAGCCGCTGATGCAGTTCGAGTTCGACGGCGAGTGGAACAAGGATGGGAAAATCGAGGTGCTCCACTGGACGCAGGCGATCGAGGAGCTCGTCGACGACGGCCGATTGGGGCTTCAGGGCACCGAACTCGACTACACGGTGACCTACCACGATCCGTGTCACCTCGGTCGGTACAACGACGAGTACGAGGCCCCGAGATCGCTCATCCGCGCGACGGGCGCGACGCTGTCTGAGATGCCGCGCAACCGCAACGAATCGTTCTGCTGTGGCGGCGGCGGCGGCGGCCTCTGGATGGACATCGACGAGGAGTCGAAACCGAGCGAAGAGCGGATGCGCGAGGCGCTCGAGGACACCGACGCCGGGTCGGCCGTCGAGAAGTTCGTCGTGGCCTGCCCGATGTGTATGACGATGTACGAAGATGGGATGAAAACCGGCGGCTACGAGGACGACATCGAGATCGTCGACGTCGCCGAACTGCTCGTCGAGGCGATCGAGGCGGGTCCGGGCGTCGACGCACCGGGCGCTTCAGGAGCGACGAGTCAGGCGGACTGAGTGTACAGGGAGCCGTTCGGATCGGTAGCCGTTCGGACCGGACACGGTTCCGATCGGAGAGCCGACGTTTCTGATTCCGGGGCGTGCGCCCTCTGTCGCGTTTCTCTGCCAGATTCCGTTCGTTCGTGTCGATAAACGCGGAAAGTTATTTGTGATCGGGTCGTGTCAGTGCGAATGGTTCGCAGGGATGTACGATCAGATACTGATACCCTACGACGGGAGCGACGAGGCGGAAAAGGGCGCTAAACACGGGATCGAACTCGCTGCTGCACTCGGGTCGACCGTTCACGGTCTCTACGTCATCGACTTACCGGGGACACCGCGAGCGCTGGCACTGCGAGACGACGAAGAGAAGATGCGCGAGGATTATCGGCGATACGGCGACGAGGTGCTCTCGGAGCTCTCGGAGATGGGCGAAGAGCACGGCGTCGACGTCGTCACGGAGACGCGGACCGGCACGCCGAGCGAGGAGATCGTCGACTACGCGAAAGACGAGGGAATGGACGCCATCGTGATGGGATCGGCCTACCGCGGGAAGATCGGCGGCCTGCTCGGCGGCACGATGGACAAAGTGGTGCGGAGCGCGACGGTTCCGGTCGTCAGTCAGCGAATGCGGATGGAAGAAGTCTGACGTGGAACAGAAACCGTCCCTGGGGTGGGCGACGCGATCGCGAACTCCCTCTCATTCGTCAACGAGGCCGTCTCAGGGTTTGACGAACCGTTTTTCACGCAGATAGATCACGATACTCGCCGAGAGGAACAACACGCCCGCAACGGCGTAGTTGCCGATGGTCATCGCCGCGAGTGCGAGGGCCAAGAGCACCACAACAAAGATCGCAGCAGCCGTCGCGAGTGGGTTGTCCATACACCGAGACGACACGTGGGAGAGATAATACTATCGTCGCCGAAATCAGAAGTCGTGTCTGAACTCCCAGTGGTACCGACACCCGTGACAAGTGGCCCACTCCGGAACGTCGATCACCCTCGGATGCCGCCGTCCGTGCTCCATCTCCGAGCCGCAAACCGGACAGGTGAAATATCGGAGTTCGAGGTCGGGAAACTCGTCGTAGTCGTACGTCGCGACGCATCGGGAACAGTCGATATCGTCGTGTGGATGTCGCTGGCTAACGTCGCTGTTACACCGGTTGCAGCGTAACAGTGCGGGCGGACGAGAGGCCCATCCCACGTCACCGTCCAGCGTAGTCGTACTCGTCTCGGGGCTCGAAAGTCGGAAGCCCGGGTTATCGGGATCGACGCGGAGCGGTGACACGATTCGCTCCCCGATGTGACAGACCCACCCGAACACAACACGTAAATAATCAATCACGATGAGGATGTAGGTCCGTGCACACACGGTAGCCGTCCCGGATTCCAGAGGCGGATACACGGCCGAGCCGGCGGTTTTCTGGGCCACAGCCCACGCAGTTGATCAGACACGATGCACGAACACGAATTCGCCGCACGATAGTAAACGCATTGGCCGATAAAAAGCCGGGCGCGAAGGGGCACGTGCGTTCTCCTATTGAGGAATTACACGGGTTTCAGTCGCTCACAGGCGAATATTGCCCAAGCTTTAATAGAACTCAATGATTGTTAGTGCGTGAGGTTGTGTAACATTCCACT
This DNA window, taken from Halobellus sp. LT62, encodes the following:
- a CDS encoding universal stress protein; its protein translation is MYDQILIPYDGSDEAEKGAKHGIELAAALGSTVHGLYVIDLPGTPRALALRDDEEKMREDYRRYGDEVLSELSEMGEEHGVDVVTETRTGTPSEEIVDYAKDEGMDAIVMGSAYRGKIGGLLGGTMDKVVRSATVPVVSQRMRMEEV